In Rhodovulum sulfidophilum DSM 1374, the following are encoded in one genomic region:
- a CDS encoding GH1 family beta-glucosidase: protein MIPTRADFPPGFLFGTATSAYQIEGAAQGGAGPCHWDSFAATPGNVAHGATGARACDHLTRYEADLDLVAAAGFDIYRFSTSWPRVLPEGAGAPNAAGLDFYDRLVDATLARGLKPALTLYHWDLPSALADLGGWANRDTALRLADFAALMADRLGDRVWSWATVNEPWCAGWLAHFEGGHAPGLRDIRATARAMHHLALGHGLSLAALRASGVGEIGIVLNFEPAFPAEPGEEARAASLRYDAVFNRFFLGGVTRGHYPEPALEGLGPHLPPGWQADMAAISAPIDWLGVNYYTVKRIAHAPGPWPNWAERPGPGRKTDMGWEIAPMALPDLLRWISGSHTGDLPLYVTENGMAAPDALVMGKDGPEIRDEDRIAYLSSHLAAAREAIAGGVPLKGYIIWSLLDNFEWAFGYDRRFGLVHVDFESLQRTPKASYHALRRMLEDAAP, encoded by the coding sequence ATGATCCCGACCCGCGCCGATTTTCCGCCCGGTTTCCTGTTCGGAACCGCCACCTCGGCCTATCAGATCGAGGGCGCGGCCCAGGGCGGCGCCGGCCCCTGCCACTGGGACAGCTTCGCCGCCACGCCCGGCAATGTCGCGCATGGCGCGACCGGGGCACGGGCCTGCGATCACCTCACCCGCTACGAGGCCGATCTCGATCTGGTCGCAGCCGCAGGCTTCGACATCTACCGCTTCTCGACCTCCTGGCCGCGGGTGCTGCCCGAGGGGGCGGGGGCGCCGAATGCCGCCGGGCTCGACTTCTACGACCGGCTGGTCGACGCGACGCTGGCGCGGGGCTTGAAACCCGCGCTGACGCTCTATCACTGGGACCTGCCCTCGGCGCTGGCCGATCTGGGCGGCTGGGCCAATCGCGACACGGCGCTCCGCCTTGCCGATTTCGCGGCGCTGATGGCGGACAGGCTGGGCGACCGGGTCTGGTCCTGGGCCACCGTCAACGAACCCTGGTGCGCGGGATGGCTCGCGCATTTCGAGGGCGGCCATGCGCCGGGCCTGCGCGACATCCGCGCCACCGCCCGGGCGATGCACCACCTGGCGCTGGGCCACGGGCTGAGCCTCGCCGCGCTGCGCGCCTCCGGGGTCGGCGAGATCGGGATCGTGCTGAATTTCGAACCCGCCTTCCCGGCCGAACCCGGCGAGGAAGCGCGTGCGGCGAGCCTGCGCTATGACGCGGTCTTCAACCGCTTCTTTCTGGGCGGCGTGACCCGCGGGCACTATCCCGAACCGGCGCTCGAGGGGCTCGGACCGCATCTGCCGCCGGGATGGCAGGCCGACATGGCGGCGATCTCGGCGCCGATCGACTGGCTCGGCGTGAATTATTACACCGTCAAGCGCATCGCCCATGCCCCCGGCCCCTGGCCCAACTGGGCCGAGAGGCCCGGGCCGGGGCGCAAGACCGACATGGGCTGGGAAATCGCGCCGATGGCCCTGCCGGACCTGTTGCGCTGGATCAGCGGCAGCCATACCGGCGATCTGCCGCTTTACGTGACCGAGAACGGCATGGCCGCGCCCGACGCCCTCGTCATGGGCAAGGACGGCCCCGAGATCCGCGACGAGGACCGCATCGCCTACCTGTCGAGCCATCTGGCCGCCGCGCGCGAGGCCATTGCCGGCGGGGTGCCGTTGAAGGGCTATATCATCTGGTCGCTGCTGGACAATTTCGAATGGGCCTTCGGCTATGACAGGCGCTTCGGCCTCGTCCATGTCGATTTCGAGAGCTTGCAGCGCACCCCCAAGGCGTCCTACCACGCGCTGAGACGCATGCTGGAGGATGCCGCGCCGTGA
- a CDS encoding glucokinase, translating into MTSLVADIGGTNTRVALAEGPGLMPDTVRRYRNADHADLTDVLTDYLREAGSPEIAGACAALAGPVRHGRGRLTNLDWTIEEAAIARVSGTPRVKLLNDLAAQGHALDQLAPEALVPVLDGPAQPGATRLVIGIGTGFNAAAVHALPGGLMVGEAEAGQVSLPVADAEALSLAQFLAGADGFAAVEEALSGRGLGRLYDWATAGAGTPRKLDGHGVLAALDTDPQALRAAETFVRLLGTVAGDLALQHLPYGGIYLIGGMARAVTPHAGAMGFAGTFRRKGRFSALMAEFRVSTVIDDFAALTGCASFLARTE; encoded by the coding sequence GTGACATCGCTCGTTGCCGATATCGGGGGCACCAATACCCGTGTCGCTCTGGCCGAAGGGCCCGGTCTGATGCCGGATACGGTCCGGCGCTACCGCAATGCCGACCATGCCGACCTGACCGACGTGCTGACCGACTATCTGCGGGAAGCGGGCTCGCCCGAGATCGCGGGCGCCTGCGCGGCGCTGGCCGGGCCGGTCCGGCACGGGCGGGGGCGGCTGACCAATCTCGACTGGACGATCGAGGAAGCCGCCATCGCGCGGGTCAGCGGCACACCGCGGGTCAAGCTTCTGAACGATCTGGCCGCCCAGGGCCATGCGCTCGATCAGCTCGCGCCCGAGGCGCTGGTGCCGGTCCTGGACGGCCCCGCCCAGCCCGGCGCGACGCGGCTGGTGATCGGCATCGGCACCGGGTTCAACGCGGCGGCGGTGCATGCGCTGCCGGGCGGGCTGATGGTCGGCGAGGCCGAGGCGGGCCAGGTCTCGCTGCCGGTCGCCGATGCCGAGGCGCTGTCGCTGGCGCAATTCCTGGCCGGAGCCGACGGCTTCGCCGCGGTCGAAGAGGCGCTGTCGGGGCGCGGGCTCGGGCGCCTGTACGACTGGGCGACGGCCGGGGCCGGAACGCCACGCAAGCTGGACGGCCATGGCGTTCTGGCCGCGCTCGACACCGATCCCCAGGCGCTCCGGGCGGCCGAGACTTTCGTGCGGCTTCTGGGCACGGTCGCGGGCGATCTGGCGCTGCAGCATCTGCCCTATGGCGGGATCTACCTGATCGGCGGCATGGCCCGCGCGGTCACGCCCCATGCCGGGGCGATGGGCTTTGCCGGGACGTTCCGGCGCAAGGGCCGGTTCTCGGCGCTGATGGCCGAGTTCCGGGTCTCGACCGTGATCGACGATTTCGCGGCGCTGACCGGATGCGCAAGCTTTCTGGCAAGGACCGAGTGA
- the mtnA gene encoding S-methyl-5-thioribose-1-phosphate isomerase translates to MKIDGTHYRSIWREADGTVKIIDQRWLPHELRIVALSNRQDFASAIRDMWVRGAPLIGATAAYGVAVQMAHDASDAALAETWEVLHATRPTAINLRWALDEMTRVLKPLAPADRAEAAFRRAAEICDEDVEINRQIGLNGLELIRAIAERKGGRRVNVLTHCNAGWLATVDWGTATSPIYHALEAGIDVHVFVDETRPRNQGAQLTAWEMNHHGVSHDLIVDNAGGHLMQHGEIDLCIVGTDRTTAQGDVCNKIGTYLKALAAKDNGVPFYVALPSPTIDWTVRDGVKEIPIEERDGGEVTHVQGRMPGGVVGLVQISPDGTPARNPAFDVTPARLVSGLITERGVAEASAEGLARLFPERAALKVG, encoded by the coding sequence ATGAAGATCGACGGGACCCATTATCGCTCCATCTGGCGCGAGGCCGATGGAACAGTGAAGATCATCGACCAGCGCTGGCTGCCGCACGAGCTGCGGATCGTGGCGCTGAGCAACCGGCAGGATTTCGCCTCGGCGATCCGCGACATGTGGGTCCGGGGCGCGCCGCTGATCGGGGCCACGGCCGCCTATGGGGTGGCAGTGCAGATGGCCCATGACGCCTCGGACGCGGCGCTGGCCGAGACCTGGGAGGTGCTGCACGCCACCCGGCCGACCGCGATCAACCTGCGCTGGGCGCTTGACGAGATGACACGGGTGCTGAAACCGCTGGCCCCGGCCGACCGCGCCGAGGCCGCCTTCCGCCGCGCCGCCGAGATCTGCGACGAGGATGTCGAGATCAACCGGCAGATCGGGCTGAACGGGCTCGAGCTGATCCGCGCCATCGCCGAGCGGAAGGGCGGCAGGCGGGTCAATGTGCTGACCCATTGCAATGCGGGCTGGCTGGCCACGGTCGACTGGGGCACCGCGACCTCGCCGATCTATCACGCGCTCGAGGCCGGCATCGATGTCCATGTCTTCGTCGACGAGACCCGGCCCCGCAACCAGGGCGCCCAGCTCACCGCCTGGGAGATGAACCATCACGGTGTCAGCCATGATCTGATCGTCGACAATGCCGGCGGCCACCTGATGCAGCATGGCGAGATCGACCTCTGCATCGTCGGCACCGACCGCACCACGGCGCAGGGCGATGTCTGCAACAAGATCGGCACCTATCTGAAGGCCCTGGCCGCGAAGGACAACGGCGTGCCCTTCTACGTGGCCCTGCCCTCGCCCACCATCGACTGGACGGTGCGCGACGGGGTGAAGGAGATCCCGATCGAGGAACGCGACGGCGGAGAAGTCACCCATGTCCAGGGCCGGATGCCGGGCGGCGTGGTCGGGCTGGTGCAGATCTCGCCCGATGGCACGCCCGCGCGCAACCCGGCCTTCGACGTGACGCCCGCACGGCTGGTCTCGGGGCTGATCACCGAGCGCGGCGTGGCCGAGGCCAGCGCCGAGGGCCTGGCGCGCCTCTTTCCCGAACGCGCGGCGCTGAAGGTGGGCTGA
- a CDS encoding imelysin family protein has product MTKPTLATCTLAMGLAGTAALADAPAPDAVLSTYADIAAATYGDALTGAERLQKAVDALVAEPSPQALDAARRAWLAARVPYQQSEAFRFGNPIVDDWEGKVNAWPLDEGLIDYVDAGYGGATDENPLAAINVIASPSFEIAGETVDASEITPELLAETLHEADGIEANVATGYHAIEFLLWGQDLNGTDAGAGQRSWTDYAEGEACTNDNCDRRGAYLKAATDLLVSDLGWMVAQWQEGGEAREAVMADSAAGLSAILTGMGSLSYGEQAGERMRLGLMLNDPEEEHDCFSDNTHNSHYYDGLGIRNVYLGSYTRIDGTEVSGPSVSDLVAAKDADLDAEMKMKLDTTMAALARLKTAAEAGFAYDQMLARGNEAGEALIMGGVNGLVAQTASIERVVEALGVGGVSVEGSDSLDNPTAVFQ; this is encoded by the coding sequence ATGACGAAACCGACGCTCGCCACCTGCACGCTGGCCATGGGACTGGCCGGGACGGCAGCCCTGGCCGACGCCCCGGCCCCGGATGCGGTGCTGTCCACCTATGCCGACATCGCCGCCGCCACCTATGGCGATGCGCTGACCGGCGCCGAGCGGCTGCAAAAGGCGGTGGACGCGCTGGTCGCCGAGCCCTCGCCGCAGGCGCTCGACGCCGCGCGCCGCGCCTGGCTGGCCGCCCGCGTTCCCTATCAGCAAAGCGAGGCCTTCCGCTTCGGCAACCCGATCGTCGATGACTGGGAGGGCAAGGTGAATGCCTGGCCGCTCGACGAGGGGCTGATCGACTATGTCGATGCCGGCTATGGCGGCGCGACCGACGAGAACCCGCTGGCCGCGATCAACGTCATCGCCTCGCCGAGCTTCGAGATCGCGGGCGAGACCGTCGACGCCTCGGAGATCACCCCCGAATTGCTGGCCGAGACGCTGCATGAGGCCGACGGGATCGAGGCCAATGTCGCGACCGGCTATCACGCCATCGAATTCCTGCTTTGGGGCCAGGATCTGAACGGCACCGACGCGGGCGCGGGCCAGCGGTCCTGGACCGATTATGCCGAGGGCGAGGCCTGCACCAACGACAATTGCGACCGGCGCGGCGCCTATCTCAAGGCCGCGACCGACCTTCTGGTCTCCGATCTCGGCTGGATGGTGGCGCAATGGCAAGAGGGCGGCGAGGCCCGCGAGGCGGTGATGGCCGATAGCGCGGCCGGGCTTTCGGCGATCCTGACCGGCATGGGCAGCCTGTCCTATGGCGAGCAGGCCGGCGAGCGGATGCGCCTCGGGCTGATGCTGAACGACCCCGAGGAAGAGCATGACTGCTTCTCGGACAACACCCATAACAGCCATTACTATGACGGGCTGGGCATCCGGAACGTCTATCTGGGCAGCTATACCCGGATCGACGGCACCGAGGTCTCGGGGCCCTCGGTCTCGGATCTGGTCGCGGCGAAGGATGCCGATCTCGACGCCGAGATGAAGATGAAGCTCGACACCACCATGGCCGCGCTTGCCCGGCTGAAGACCGCCGCCGAGGCGGGCTTTGCCTATGACCAGATGCTGGCCCGCGGCAACGAGGCCGGCGAGGCGCTGATCATGGGCGGCGTGAACGGGCTGGTCGCCCAGACCGCCAGCATCGAGCGCGTGGTCGAGGCGCTCGGCGTCGGCGGGGTCTCGGTCGAGGGCTCGGACAGCCTCGACAACCCGACCGCCGTTTTCCAGTGA
- a CDS encoding (2Fe-2S)-binding protein: MIVCHCQCITDHDINAAIDWMRASDPKTIVTPGKVFRSLGKRADCGDCMTLFLDTMRANANLEVPPDLQNLRPQHRKDKTSCKATPRSSNT, translated from the coding sequence ATGATCGTCTGTCACTGCCAGTGCATCACCGATCACGACATCAACGCCGCCATCGACTGGATGCGGGCGTCGGATCCCAAGACCATCGTCACCCCTGGCAAGGTATTCCGTTCGCTCGGCAAACGTGCCGACTGCGGCGACTGCATGACTCTCTTCCTAGACACGATGCGCGCAAACGCTAATCTTGAGGTTCCACCGGACCTACAGAACCTCAGGCCCCAGCATCGAAAGGACAAGACCTCATGCAAGGCGACCCCAAGGTCATCGAATACCTGA
- the bfr gene encoding bacterioferritin gives MQGDPKVIEYLNSALRSELTAISQYWLHYRLQDDWGLGHMAKKSREESIEEMNHADKLMARILFLEGHPNLQKLDPLRIGQTPKETLECDLAAEQDARALYKEAREYCAEVGDHVTKELFDELLADEEGHIDFLETQLDLYGRVGDENYALLNASKMDEAG, from the coding sequence ATGCAAGGCGACCCCAAGGTCATCGAATACCTGAACAGCGCGCTCCGCAGCGAACTCACCGCCATCAGCCAGTACTGGCTTCACTACCGTCTGCAGGATGACTGGGGGCTCGGCCACATGGCCAAGAAGAGCCGCGAGGAAAGCATCGAAGAGATGAACCACGCCGACAAGCTGATGGCGCGGATCCTGTTCCTCGAAGGCCACCCGAACCTGCAGAAGCTCGACCCGCTCCGGATCGGGCAGACCCCCAAGGAGACCCTCGAATGCGATCTGGCCGCCGAACAGGATGCCCGTGCGCTTTACAAGGAAGCGCGGGAATACTGCGCCGAGGTCGGCGATCATGTCACCAAGGAGCTGTTCGATGAGCTTCTGGCCGATGAGGAAGGCCATATCGACTTCCTGGAAACCCAGCTCGACCTTTACGGCCGTGTCGGTGACGAGAATTACGCGCTGCTCAACGCCTCGAAGATGGACGAGGCCGGGTAA
- a CDS encoding di-heme oxidoredictase family protein encodes MGSAAVAGPLTQVVTGPALSPLPFTALPFTAAEQARIAQATALPRDFTRPQPFEALAGGAGTVAGAAAFSSPLANLPPGEGLDFRGGQALFDRGWVSAPASTIASDGLGPLFNARSCLACHPGGGRGAAPAGPGDLPAALMLQLGVPDPAAIEGYLSAHPDPVYGRQIQPLGLPGQTAEGRPRVAYDEIAVTLSEGESATLRRPRYELAEPGFGPLDEATVISPRIAPGLAGLGLLEAIPEQAILALADPDDADGDGISGRASLLPGPGGQPVLGRFGWTAAQPTLQAQIAHAFAHDIGLSSPLYPSGHGDCTPVQTGCRAAPDGGDPEQDGFEISATALDLVTRHARHTAVPARRDADAPEVLAGKKLFHDTGCAACHRPAFVTRRLPEAPALSFQLIWPHTDLLLHDMGEGLAGGGAGASGREWRTPPLWGLGLARALEPQAGYLHDGRARTLLEAVLWHGGEAAPARDRVATMPASDRAALIRFLESL; translated from the coding sequence ATGGGGTCGGCGGCCGTCGCCGGCCCCCTGACCCAGGTGGTCACCGGCCCGGCTCTGTCCCCCCTGCCTTTCACCGCCCTGCCCTTCACCGCCGCCGAACAGGCCCGCATCGCACAGGCAACCGCCCTGCCGCGCGATTTCACGCGCCCGCAGCCCTTCGAGGCGCTGGCAGGCGGGGCGGGCACGGTCGCGGGGGCGGCGGCCTTCTCTTCGCCGCTGGCAAACCTGCCCCCGGGCGAGGGGCTCGACTTTCGCGGCGGGCAGGCGCTTTTCGACCGCGGCTGGGTCTCGGCCCCCGCCTCGACCATCGCCTCGGACGGGCTCGGGCCACTGTTCAACGCGCGCTCCTGCCTGGCCTGCCATCCGGGCGGCGGCCGCGGCGCGGCGCCTGCGGGCCCCGGAGACCTGCCCGCAGCACTTATGCTTCAGCTCGGGGTCCCCGACCCGGCCGCCATCGAGGGCTATCTGAGCGCGCATCCCGACCCGGTCTATGGCCGCCAGATCCAGCCGCTGGGCCTGCCCGGGCAAACCGCCGAAGGCCGCCCCCGGGTCGCCTATGACGAGATCGCGGTCACGCTGTCCGAGGGCGAAAGCGCGACTCTGCGCCGGCCCCGCTATGAGCTGGCCGAGCCCGGTTTCGGCCCGCTGGACGAGGCCACCGTCATCAGCCCGCGCATCGCGCCCGGGCTGGCCGGGCTGGGGCTGCTCGAGGCGATCCCCGAACAGGCGATCCTTGCGCTGGCCGATCCCGATGATGCCGATGGCGACGGCATTTCCGGGCGGGCCAGTCTGCTGCCCGGCCCCGGGGGCCAGCCGGTCTTGGGCCGCTTCGGCTGGACCGCCGCGCAGCCGACGCTTCAGGCCCAGATCGCCCATGCCTTCGCCCATGACATCGGGCTGAGCTCGCCGCTTTACCCTTCGGGCCATGGCGACTGCACCCCGGTCCAGACCGGTTGCCGCGCCGCGCCCGATGGCGGCGATCCCGAACAGGACGGCTTCGAGATCTCGGCCACCGCGCTCGATCTGGTGACCCGGCATGCCCGCCATACCGCCGTGCCGGCCCGGCGCGACGCGGATGCGCCCGAGGTGCTGGCGGGCAAGAAGCTGTTCCACGATACCGGCTGCGCCGCCTGTCACCGCCCCGCCTTCGTCACCCGCCGCCTGCCCGAGGCGCCCGCGCTGAGCTTTCAGCTGATCTGGCCCCATACCGATCTTCTGCTCCATGACATGGGCGAGGGTCTGGCCGGGGGCGGTGCCGGGGCCTCGGGGCGGGAATGGCGCACGCCGCCGCTCTGGGGTCTGGGGCTGGCCCGTGCGCTGGAACCGCAGGCGGGCTATCTGCATGACGGCCGCGCCCGGACCCTGCTTGAAGCCGTGCTCTGGCATGGTGGCGAGGCCGCCCCCGCCCGCGACCGGGTCGCGACGATGCCCGCCAGCGACCGTGCCGCCCTGATCCGTTTCCTGGAGAGCCTATGA
- a CDS encoding imelysin family protein yields MIRRTVLAFALALGATPLASPLAAAPADIADAVIDRHVLPGFARFEASTAKLQAAAEADCDPGSEPLRAAWNEAFDAWLAVSHLRLGPTETDNRAFALAFWPDSRGMTPRTLSGLIADADPVVESEADFATVSVAARGFYALEYLLYDPDFAEASPYGCALIRAEARDIHALASAILADWQNGYADLMRNPGPGTPYKTDKEVLKAFFTALHEGLQVDVDLRLGRPLGTFERPRPSRAESRRSGRSLHNVTVTLAAMRELAMLMASEDPASAAALTADFDRADRVAADLDDPVFAGVTTPQGRLRVEILQQAIHEIAEESRASLGPALGVAAGFNSRDGD; encoded by the coding sequence ATGATCCGAAGAACCGTCCTTGCCTTCGCGCTGGCGCTCGGCGCCACCCCCTTGGCCAGCCCTCTCGCTGCCGCGCCCGCCGATATTGCCGATGCGGTGATCGACCGCCATGTGCTGCCCGGTTTCGCCCGGTTCGAAGCCTCGACCGCCAAGCTGCAAGCCGCGGCCGAGGCCGATTGCGATCCCGGCTCCGAGCCGCTTCGCGCCGCCTGGAACGAGGCCTTCGATGCCTGGCTTGCGGTCAGCCATCTGCGGCTCGGCCCGACCGAGACCGACAATCGCGCCTTCGCGCTGGCCTTCTGGCCCGACTCGCGCGGGATGACGCCGAGGACCCTGTCCGGGCTGATCGCCGATGCCGATCCGGTGGTGGAAAGCGAAGCGGACTTCGCCACCGTCTCGGTCGCGGCGCGGGGCTTCTACGCGCTCGAATACCTGCTTTACGATCCGGATTTCGCCGAGGCCTCGCCCTATGGCTGTGCCCTGATCCGGGCCGAGGCGCGCGACATCCATGCCCTCGCGTCCGCGATCCTGGCCGACTGGCAGAACGGCTATGCCGATCTGATGCGCAACCCCGGCCCCGGCACGCCCTACAAGACCGACAAGGAGGTGCTCAAGGCCTTCTTCACCGCGCTTCATGAGGGGCTGCAGGTCGATGTCGATCTGAGGCTCGGCCGTCCGCTCGGCACCTTCGAGCGGCCGCGCCCGAGCAGGGCCGAAAGCCGGCGCTCGGGCCGGTCGCTGCATAATGTGACGGTGACGCTGGCGGCGATGCGCGAGCTGGCGATGCTGATGGCCTCGGAAGACCCGGCCAGCGCCGCCGCGCTGACCGCCGATTTCGACCGGGCCGACCGGGTCGCGGCCGATCTGGACGATCCGGTCTTTGCCGGGGTGACGACGCCGCAGGGGCGGCTGAGGGTCGAGATCCTGCAACAGGCGATCCACGAGATCGCCGAGGAAAGCCGGGCCAGCCTCGGCCCCGCGCTTGGCGTCGCCGCCGGGTTCAATTCGAGAGACGGAGACTGA
- a CDS encoding DUF1513 domain-containing protein, which translates to MADRRSFLTGALAASLCPRVGWADAGSPAFLSAAQESDGRQMLVGLDAAGAERFRLPLPQRGHAAAAHPIRPEATAFARRPGTFALVIDCREGRVNAVLDAPEGRHFYGHGAYSADGRYMYTAENDYDTARGVIGVWDTEAGYLRVGEFESHGIGPHDIKLMPDGKSLVIANGGIETHPDSGRTKLNIPFMEPNLAYVSTEGTLLETIAPPADWHMSSIRHLALGPGGTVAFAMQWQGPRAEMPPLLGLHRRGTAPVWLDAPEAEHAAMQGYAGSVAISEDGAEAAISSPRGGRVHVFDIAGARFAGAIEARDVCGLAPAAGGGFVATTGTGAVMGLRDLHPVWTTQQARAFDNHLVTVGAA; encoded by the coding sequence ATGGCCGATCGCCGAAGCTTCCTGACCGGGGCGCTTGCCGCCTCGCTCTGCCCCCGGGTCGGCTGGGCCGATGCCGGCAGCCCGGCCTTTCTGAGCGCCGCGCAGGAAAGCGACGGGCGGCAGATGCTGGTCGGGCTGGACGCGGCGGGGGCCGAACGGTTCCGCCTTCCCTTGCCCCAGCGCGGCCATGCCGCCGCCGCCCATCCGATCCGCCCCGAAGCCACCGCCTTCGCCCGCCGCCCCGGCACCTTCGCGCTGGTGATCGATTGCCGCGAGGGCCGGGTGAATGCCGTGCTCGACGCGCCCGAGGGGCGGCATTTCTACGGCCATGGCGCCTATTCCGCCGACGGGCGCTACATGTACACCGCCGAAAACGACTACGACACGGCGCGCGGCGTGATCGGGGTCTGGGATACCGAGGCAGGCTATCTTCGGGTCGGCGAATTCGAGAGCCACGGCATCGGCCCGCATGACATCAAGCTCATGCCCGACGGGAAGAGCCTGGTCATCGCCAATGGCGGCATCGAGACCCATCCCGACAGCGGCCGGACCAAGCTCAACATCCCGTTCATGGAACCGAACCTCGCCTATGTCAGCACCGAGGGGACGCTGCTTGAAACCATCGCGCCGCCCGCCGACTGGCACATGAGCTCGATCCGGCATCTGGCGCTGGGACCGGGCGGAACCGTCGCCTTCGCCATGCAATGGCAGGGCCCGAGGGCCGAGATGCCGCCGCTTCTGGGGCTGCACCGGCGGGGAACCGCGCCGGTCTGGCTGGACGCGCCGGAGGCGGAACATGCCGCGATGCAGGGCTATGCCGGCTCGGTCGCGATCTCGGAGGACGGGGCCGAGGCCGCGATCTCGTCGCCGCGCGGCGGCCGGGTGCATGTCTTCGACATTGCCGGGGCGCGGTTTGCGGGCGCGATCGAGGCGCGCGATGTCTGCGGCCTCGCCCCTGCCGCGGGTGGCGGCTTCGTCGCCACGACCGGGACCGGGGCGGTGATGGGGCTGCGCGACCTGCATCCGGTCTGGACGACGCAGCAGGCCCGCGCCTTCGACAACCACCTGGTGACGGTGGGCGCCGCCTGA
- a CDS encoding GNAT family N-acetyltransferase yields MTAGELPAVLDWAAEEGWNPGLDDAAAFYATDPGGFFVAEVEGRIVAAISVVNHTDALAFLGLYLCRPDWRGQGIGHALWTHALAHAGARTVGLDGVEAQQGNYRKSGFEPAGRTVRYAGVLPGRAHPGIGPVLRDDLGTLIAMEAGATGFEKRAFLSAWASDTKTRRTLVCRAAGEIAGFATIRACREGWKIGPLVTGDTAVAAALLETCGRVAHGAPVMIDVPEPSRWLAGHCAGLGLAPVFGTARMYRGPAPQPGPVIAAVATLELG; encoded by the coding sequence ATGACGGCCGGGGAACTGCCCGCGGTGCTGGACTGGGCCGCGGAGGAGGGCTGGAACCCCGGGCTCGACGATGCCGCGGCCTTCTACGCGACCGATCCCGGCGGCTTCTTCGTGGCCGAGGTCGAGGGCCGGATCGTGGCCGCGATCTCGGTTGTGAACCATACCGATGCGCTGGCCTTCCTGGGGCTTTACCTCTGCCGGCCGGACTGGCGCGGGCAGGGCATCGGCCATGCGCTCTGGACCCATGCGCTGGCCCATGCGGGGGCGCGGACGGTGGGGCTCGACGGGGTCGAGGCGCAGCAGGGCAATTACCGCAAGAGCGGGTTCGAACCGGCCGGGCGGACGGTGCGCTATGCCGGAGTGCTGCCGGGCCGCGCCCATCCCGGCATCGGGCCGGTGCTGCGCGACGATCTCGGGACGCTGATCGCGATGGAGGCCGGGGCCACCGGCTTCGAGAAGCGCGCCTTCCTGTCGGCCTGGGCGAGCGATACCAAGACCCGGCGCACGCTGGTCTGCCGCGCCGCCGGAGAGATCGCGGGTTTTGCCACGATCCGGGCCTGTCGCGAGGGCTGGAAGATCGGCCCGCTTGTGACCGGGGACACGGCGGTCGCGGCGGCCTTGCTCGAGACCTGCGGCCGCGTCGCCCATGGCGCGCCGGTGATGATCGACGTGCCCGAGCCGAGCCGCTGGCTTGCCGGGCATTGTGCGGGGCTGGGGCTGGCCCCGGTCTTCGGCACGGCCCGGATGTATCGCGGCCCGGCCCCGCAGCCGGGTCCCGTCATCGCGGCGGTGGCGACGCTGGAACTCGGCTGA
- a CDS encoding GntR family transcriptional regulator, whose product MAEHLTRAIHERRLGPGMKLSEDEVGEIFGVSRTIVRAALQQLAHDNLVAIEPHRGAFVAQPTVREAREVFEARALVEPRTARSAALRATPQDIGLLSHHIAQEHAALAAGRSGQALRLSGQFHIEIARIADQAIIAGFIAQLISRSSLVIALYWRRPQAMCESHAHHALMRAMEDRDGDRAEEVMKGHLLDLLSLLDLHEPVPVPLTLREALTGE is encoded by the coding sequence CTGGCCGAGCATCTGACCCGGGCGATCCACGAGCGCCGGCTGGGCCCGGGGATGAAGCTGTCCGAGGATGAGGTGGGCGAGATCTTCGGGGTCAGCCGCACCATCGTGCGGGCGGCGCTGCAGCAGCTTGCGCATGACAACCTGGTCGCCATCGAGCCCCATCGCGGCGCCTTCGTGGCCCAGCCGACCGTGCGCGAGGCGCGCGAGGTGTTCGAGGCGCGCGCCCTTGTCGAACCCCGCACCGCGCGCTCGGCCGCCCTGCGCGCGACGCCGCAGGATATCGGGCTGCTCAGCCACCATATCGCGCAGGAGCACGCGGCGCTGGCGGCGGGCCGGAGCGGGCAGGCGCTGCGCCTGTCGGGGCAGTTCCATATAGAGATCGCGCGGATCGCCGATCAGGCCATCATCGCGGGCTTCATCGCGCAGCTGATCTCGCGCTCGTCGCTGGTGATCGCGCTCTACTGGCGGCGACCGCAGGCGATGTGCGAGAGCCATGCCCATCACGCGCTGATGCGCGCGATGGAGGATCGCGACGGCGACCGGGCCGAAGAGGTGATGAAGGGCCATCTGCTGGACCTGTTGTCGCTGCTCGATCTGCACGAGCCCGTGCCGGTGCCGCTGACGCTGAGGGAGGCTCTGACAGGCGAATGA